taaagtaaaacagactggttattgtatatagttgaatatgtaactacaagtgtacttataaaaatattttctaggtttCTTGCCACAGGGGACTCATTCAGGACCATAGCGTCCAGCTTCAGGGTTGGTGTCTCAACAGTGAGCCAGATCGTCCACCAGGTTGTGACTGCAATCTGGGACTGTCTTGTGGAGCAGTACATGGCTGTGCCCACCACTGATGACTGGAGGTCCATCGCAGAAGGATTCCAGGAGCGGTGGAACTACCCTCTATGCTGTCCTCCAGAGAGGCGTGTCTTCAATTACCGCCTCTCCAGAGCCAGGCTGGTGGTGGAGAACGCCTTTGGCATCCTCTCCTCACAGTGGAGGATGTACCGCCGCCTCATCGAGGTCCACCCAGAAGTTGCGGAGAAGTGTGTGAAGGCGACGTGTCTTCTCCACAACTTTCTGAGGTGTTCGGAGGGGAGAGAGGCACCTGCTGCGAggggcgcgggacatgctggagaggagccactgccaggtctgggtcgggttgcggccaacaactcctccagagaggcactccgggtgagggatgtcttcatggcacacttctcggcggagggagcagtaccatggcagccgacggagtagcgtttgaagtcctcctcatgacttccccacaacggctcttttaagagccacccacaaacctataaagagctaaactatctaaaaatagtccattattattaatatatatatattttttttttcccaggttgtcagccccagttccaggatgtcaggtccacaacat
This DNA window, taken from Xyrauchen texanus isolate HMW12.3.18 chromosome 5, RBS_HiC_50CHRs, whole genome shotgun sequence, encodes the following:
- the LOC127644220 gene encoding uncharacterized protein LOC127644220, producing the protein MLIEHSWRESPLCICSGEQNSGIWVVVAVLGSTRPSGGVPSSANFIICSRSCAWMTAAFSGTSACPAPSLMTCCPASERGYRRSIPAVERLSICLRFLATGDSFRTIASSFRVGVSTVSQIVHQVVTAIWDCLVEQYMAVPTTDDWRSIAEGFQERWNYPLCCPPERRVFNYRLSRARLVVENAFGILSSQWRMYRRLIEVHPEVAEKCVKATCLLHNFLRCSEGREAPAARGAGHAGEEPLPGLGRVAANNSSREALRVRDVFMAHFSAEGAVPWQPTE